A portion of the Cydia strobilella chromosome 5, ilCydStro3.1, whole genome shotgun sequence genome contains these proteins:
- the LOC134741519 gene encoding proton-coupled amino acid transporter-like protein pathetic isoform X2, with translation MNVEKEEHNTDSKGGSKGVYNPFEHRKVEKPNSDIRSTANLIKASLGSGLLAGPLAFSNAGWGIGIVGTILVGVICGHCIHILVKTSRGCCIAERKPLLGYAETCKSVFKNGPKGARPFANIASLFAEFSLMCTYVGVCCIYTVLIGDSIKQLFDKYVPSVVLPVEYYCLIILIPLCLMCQIKYLKWLAIFSMLANILLFVTYLFCLYYIFNGEMNYSDKKAIGNPARYPAFLSPAICAKVCIALSIFFTYPLQFYVVIDIYTKYTDPRINPKYKVVTQVAARVIGVCCCVGIGIALPLLEQIINIVGAAFYSILGLIIPATIETVFRWHHLGKYNWILWKNSFIVLFGLLCLISGCTVTILDIIKIQHSKTM, from the exons ATGAACGTGGAAAAGGAGGAACACAATACAGACAGTAAAGGAGGGTCGAAAGGGGTATACAATCCCTTCGAGCACCGGAAAGTCGAAAAGCCTAATTC TGACATAAGGTCAACAGCTAATTTGATCAAAGCATCGTTAGGTTCCGGTCTGCTGGCCGGACCTCTCGCTTTTTCCAACGCAGGATGGGGCATAGGAATTGTTGGGACTATACTAGTGGGTGTAATATGCGGGCACTGCATACACATTCTG GTAAAAACGTCCCGAGGGTGTTGTATTGCAGAAAGAAAACCTTTACTGGGATATGCAGAGACATGTAAATCCGTTTTTAAAAACGGGCCTAAGGGTGCCCGACCTTTTGCCAATATTGCAAG cTTGTTTGCGGAATTTTCTCTGATGTGTACGTATGTGGGTGTGTGCTGCATATACACGGTACTGATAGGAGATTCGATAAAACAG cttTTTGACAAATACGTACCTTCGGTGGTCTTACCCGTGGAATACTATTGCTTGATCATCCTTATACCACTGTGTCTGATGTGTCAAATAAAATACCTGAAGTGGTTAGCCATTTTTTCAATGTTGGCAAACATTCTACTTTTCGTGACATATCTCTTCTGCCTGTATTATATTTTCAATGGAGAGATGAATTACAGCGATAAAAAAGCAATCGGCAACCCTGCGAGATACCCAGCATTTTTATC gccAGCGATATGCGCTAAAGTGTGTATAGCCCTTTCTATTTTCTTCACCTACCCCCTACAGTTCTATGTCGTGATCGACATATACACCAAGTACACCGATCCGCGCATAAATCCGAAATATAAGGTTGTCACCCAGGTAGCTGCCCGCGTCATCGGAGTATGTTGTTGTG TTGGTATCGGCATAGCCCTTCCTCTTCTAGAGCAGATCATCAACATCGTTGGCGCAGCATTCTACTCTATCCTCGGACTCATCATTCCGGCAACCATCGAAACAGTTTTTCGATGGCATCACCTCGGAAAGTACAACTGGATTTTATGGAAAAACagcttcatagttttatttggaCTCTTGTGTTTAATTTCTGGTTGTACGGTTACAATTTTAGATATCATAAAAATCCAACATAGTAAAACAATGTAG
- the LOC134741519 gene encoding proton-coupled amino acid transporter-like protein pathetic isoform X1 — translation MNVEKEEHNTDSKGGSKGVYNPFEHRKVEKPNSDIRSTANLIKASLGSGLLAGPLAFSNAGWGIGIVGTILVGVICGHCIHILVKTSRGCCIAERKPLLGYAETCKSVFKNGPKGARPFANIASLFAEFSLMCTYVGVCCIYTVLIGDSIKQLFDKYVPSVVLPVEYYCLIILIPLCLMCQIKYLKWLAIFSMLANILLFVTYLFCLYYIFNGEMNYSDKKAIGNPARYPAFLSTVIFAMEGIGVVMPVENAMKKPKHFLGFPSVLVVAMGAIVFLYTSLGLFGYFRYGDVLRGSITLNLPMDEWPAICAKVCIALSIFFTYPLQFYVVIDIYTKYTDPRINPKYKVVTQVAARVIGVCCCVGIGIALPLLEQIINIVGAAFYSILGLIIPATIETVFRWHHLGKYNWILWKNSFIVLFGLLCLISGCTVTILDIIKIQHSKTM, via the exons ATGAACGTGGAAAAGGAGGAACACAATACAGACAGTAAAGGAGGGTCGAAAGGGGTATACAATCCCTTCGAGCACCGGAAAGTCGAAAAGCCTAATTC TGACATAAGGTCAACAGCTAATTTGATCAAAGCATCGTTAGGTTCCGGTCTGCTGGCCGGACCTCTCGCTTTTTCCAACGCAGGATGGGGCATAGGAATTGTTGGGACTATACTAGTGGGTGTAATATGCGGGCACTGCATACACATTCTG GTAAAAACGTCCCGAGGGTGTTGTATTGCAGAAAGAAAACCTTTACTGGGATATGCAGAGACATGTAAATCCGTTTTTAAAAACGGGCCTAAGGGTGCCCGACCTTTTGCCAATATTGCAAG cTTGTTTGCGGAATTTTCTCTGATGTGTACGTATGTGGGTGTGTGCTGCATATACACGGTACTGATAGGAGATTCGATAAAACAG cttTTTGACAAATACGTACCTTCGGTGGTCTTACCCGTGGAATACTATTGCTTGATCATCCTTATACCACTGTGTCTGATGTGTCAAATAAAATACCTGAAGTGGTTAGCCATTTTTTCAATGTTGGCAAACATTCTACTTTTCGTGACATATCTCTTCTGCCTGTATTATATTTTCAATGGAGAGATGAATTACAGCGATAAAAAAGCAATCGGCAACCCTGCGAGATACCCAGCATTTTTATC GACAGTTATTTTCGCAATGGAGGGAATTGGAGTAGTTATGCCAGTGGAAAATGCGATGAAGAAACCGAAGCATTTTCTAGGTTTCCCGAGCGTCCTCGTGGTTGCAATGGGAGCGATTGTGTTTCTCTACACCTCTTTGGGGCTCTTTGGTTACTTCCGGTACGGTGATGTTCTCAGAGGATCGATAACGTTAAATCTGCCAATGGACGAGTG gccAGCGATATGCGCTAAAGTGTGTATAGCCCTTTCTATTTTCTTCACCTACCCCCTACAGTTCTATGTCGTGATCGACATATACACCAAGTACACCGATCCGCGCATAAATCCGAAATATAAGGTTGTCACCCAGGTAGCTGCCCGCGTCATCGGAGTATGTTGTTGTG TTGGTATCGGCATAGCCCTTCCTCTTCTAGAGCAGATCATCAACATCGTTGGCGCAGCATTCTACTCTATCCTCGGACTCATCATTCCGGCAACCATCGAAACAGTTTTTCGATGGCATCACCTCGGAAAGTACAACTGGATTTTATGGAAAAACagcttcatagttttatttggaCTCTTGTGTTTAATTTCTGGTTGTACGGTTACAATTTTAGATATCATAAAAATCCAACATAGTAAAACAATGTAG